A genomic region of Bernardetia sp. ABR2-2B contains the following coding sequences:
- a CDS encoding NAD(P)/FAD-dependent oxidoreductase, with the protein MIKIKQKETAKTENKKTISTQIAIIGGGLAGLACSIRLARKGIKVVLIEKNTYPFHKVCGEYISNEALDYVKSLGVNPFDFGAVALDKFWLSSPSGNKLELDLPLGGFGISRYTLDYELSKIATKEGVQIWEGTFVKDVNKEMGNGNTKEELGLGNWELGNESNKLSETNKKRQAENKFLIETSNGNIKSQVVIGSYGKRSNLDNKLQRDFSSKNFPYIGVKYHLKTDLMPNNVIALHNFWRGYCGISRIEDDKFCFCYLSHKDNITDFKKVENIEKQLFTENPFLSKILKEAEFLYDKPEIINQVSFSPKKLIEDDILMCGDSAGMITPLCGNGMAMALHSSKILSDLLISHFDNQINFNTLKTDYQKHWNSQFQLRLKAGRTVQHFFGGRQSSELLINTFKYIPSVARKVVSLTHGKVF; encoded by the coding sequence ATGATAAAAATTAAGCAAAAAGAAACAGCTAAAACAGAAAATAAAAAAACTATTTCTACTCAAATAGCCATCATCGGAGGTGGTTTGGCTGGTTTGGCGTGTAGTATTCGGTTAGCTAGAAAAGGAATAAAAGTCGTTTTAATAGAAAAAAACACTTATCCATTTCATAAAGTTTGTGGAGAATATATTTCGAATGAAGCCTTAGACTATGTAAAATCTTTAGGCGTAAATCCTTTTGATTTTGGTGCAGTCGCTTTAGACAAATTTTGGCTTTCTTCGCCTTCTGGAAACAAGCTAGAGTTAGATTTACCGTTGGGTGGTTTCGGAATCAGTCGTTATACATTAGATTATGAATTATCAAAAATCGCAACAAAAGAAGGGGTTCAGATTTGGGAAGGAACGTTTGTGAAAGATGTGAATAAGGAAATGGGAAATGGGAATACAAAAGAGGAATTAGGACTTGGGAATTGGGAGTTAGGAAATGAGAGTAATAAATTGAGTGAAACAAATAAAAAAAGACAAGCTGAAAATAAATTCTTGATTGAGACTTCAAATGGAAATATCAAAAGTCAGGTTGTAATTGGTTCTTATGGAAAACGGAGCAACTTGGATAACAAACTACAAAGAGATTTCTCTAGCAAAAATTTTCCGTATATCGGTGTAAAATATCATCTCAAAACGGATTTAATGCCTAATAATGTAATTGCGCTACATAATTTTTGGCGTGGCTACTGTGGAATTTCAAGAATTGAAGATGACAAATTTTGTTTTTGTTATCTTTCTCATAAAGACAATATTACAGATTTTAAGAAAGTAGAAAACATAGAAAAACAGCTTTTTACAGAAAATCCTTTCCTTAGCAAAATATTAAAAGAAGCAGAATTTTTGTATGATAAGCCAGAAATAATCAATCAAGTTTCTTTTTCCCCTAAGAAATTAATTGAAGATGATATTTTGATGTGTGGAGATTCGGCAGGAATGATAACGCCTTTGTGTGGAAATGGAATGGCAATGGCTCTTCATAGCTCAAAGATTTTGAGTGATTTACTAATTAGCCACTTTGACAATCAAATAAACTTCAACACTTTAAAAACAGACTATCAAAAGCATTGGAATAGTCAGTTTCAGTTACGATTAAAGGCAGGGAGAACAGTTCAACATTTTTTTGGAGGACGCCAATCTAGTGAACTTTTAATAAATACATTCAAATATATCCCTTCAGTGGCTCGTAAGGTGGTTAGTCTAACACATGGAAAAGTATTTTAA
- a CDS encoding DUF5916 domain-containing protein, with amino-acid sequence MKHFYLFFLLFFCLTFSASSQTTPNKTETILQEKIVSKNDSLSISPYQLSVRKTTAIRIDGALDEEIWQTSEVATGFTQNFPTDTLIALSQTEVRVAYDENYFYVAAICKGNPEQNYIVSSMRRDYNWGQNDNFSVNLDPFGDGLNGVYFTVSPVGAQLEGLIFEGDRDASNWDNKWYSAVSDLPDGSWTCEIAIPFKTLRYPKDKSKWKVNFARNDAFRNEISAWVPVPIQFSTVSLAFTGELIFDDNLKKAGSNISIIPYLAGSAAKDNINNTPYETSGNIGGDAKIAVTPSLNLDLTVNPDFSQVEVDQQVTNLSRFEIFFPERRQFFLENSDLFANFGFSRMRPFFSRRVGIGFDTTINQNVQNPILYGARLSGKVNKDWRVGLLNIQTGQDKEKGIIGNNYTVAAFQRQVFSRSNIAGIFVNRQETGNETSDKPYTRMAGVDYNMQSKDSKWRGKIFYHHAFLPNETNGTFAHAGFLAYNTRKFYAAWNHEVVGENYNIDDIGFVLRKGLIRFEDWVGYNMYPKKGKFQRHNFHVYFNTYTDLNWKVTDRNMSFEYNADLFNTSEMGAGVFNDYTYLFFSFDPTNSGGKQFEEGEEFTNTGAYIYYSSDSRKRFNLSTSASYRTYFTGTRFNVDGTIRYRFQPYGQFAISFDHNIIDLPEPYNDANFWIISPRLDVSFTRSLFLTTFLQYNTQADNVNLNARFQWRFKPVSDFFLVYSENYLPENFGSKNRAIVAKISYWFNL; translated from the coding sequence ATGAAACACTTTTATCTCTTTTTTCTTCTATTTTTTTGCCTTACCTTTTCAGCTTCTTCCCAAACTACTCCCAACAAAACAGAAACAATCTTACAAGAAAAAATTGTTTCAAAAAATGATTCGCTTTCTATTTCTCCCTATCAACTTTCGGTCAGAAAAACGACAGCTATTCGTATAGATGGAGCATTAGATGAAGAAATATGGCAAACTTCGGAAGTCGCTACTGGCTTCACTCAAAACTTTCCGACCGATACATTGATTGCTCTTTCTCAAACTGAAGTTAGAGTTGCCTACGATGAAAATTACTTTTATGTAGCTGCTATCTGTAAAGGAAACCCAGAACAAAATTATATTGTATCTTCTATGCGTAGAGATTATAATTGGGGACAAAACGATAACTTTTCGGTTAATTTAGACCCTTTTGGAGATGGTTTGAATGGTGTTTATTTTACAGTTTCTCCTGTGGGGGCGCAACTTGAAGGGCTTATTTTTGAAGGCGATAGAGATGCTTCTAATTGGGATAACAAATGGTATAGTGCAGTTTCAGATTTACCTGATGGTTCTTGGACTTGTGAAATTGCGATTCCTTTCAAAACGCTTCGTTATCCAAAAGACAAATCTAAATGGAAAGTGAATTTTGCTCGTAATGATGCTTTTAGAAATGAAATTTCGGCGTGGGTGCCTGTTCCTATTCAGTTTTCGACGGTTTCACTTGCCTTTACTGGCGAACTTATCTTTGATGATAACTTAAAAAAAGCAGGTTCAAATATTTCTATTATTCCTTATTTGGCTGGTTCAGCTGCAAAAGATAATATTAATAATACACCTTACGAAACAAGTGGAAATATTGGAGGAGATGCAAAAATTGCTGTTACGCCTTCTCTAAATTTAGATTTAACAGTAAATCCTGATTTCTCTCAGGTAGAAGTCGATCAACAAGTAACAAACTTGAGTCGCTTTGAGATATTTTTTCCTGAACGAAGACAGTTTTTTTTAGAAAATAGTGATTTGTTTGCCAACTTTGGTTTTAGCCGAATGCGTCCATTTTTTTCTCGTCGTGTCGGAATTGGCTTTGATACTACTATTAATCAAAATGTTCAGAATCCTATTTTATATGGTGCAAGATTGAGTGGAAAGGTAAATAAAGATTGGCGTGTCGGACTTTTGAATATTCAGACAGGACAAGATAAAGAAAAAGGAATCATTGGTAATAATTATACGGTTGCAGCCTTTCAAAGACAAGTTTTTTCTCGTTCGAATATTGCAGGAATTTTTGTCAATCGTCAAGAAACTGGCAATGAAACTTCTGACAAACCTTATACAAGAATGGCAGGAGTTGATTATAATATGCAATCAAAGGACAGCAAGTGGAGAGGAAAAATATTTTATCATCACGCTTTTTTACCAAATGAAACCAATGGAACTTTTGCTCATGCTGGTTTTTTAGCATACAATACTCGCAAATTTTATGCTGCTTGGAATCACGAAGTTGTAGGAGAAAATTATAATATTGATGATATTGGTTTTGTCCTTCGAAAAGGTCTCATACGTTTTGAAGATTGGGTAGGTTATAATATGTATCCCAAAAAAGGAAAGTTTCAACGTCATAACTTCCATGTATATTTTAACACCTATACTGACCTAAATTGGAAAGTTACTGACAGAAATATGTCGTTTGAATACAACGCTGATTTATTCAACACTAGTGAAATGGGAGCAGGTGTTTTTAATGATTATACGTATTTATTCTTTTCCTTTGACCCTACTAATTCAGGAGGAAAACAGTTTGAAGAAGGAGAAGAGTTCACAAATACAGGAGCATATATTTATTATAGTTCTGATTCTCGTAAACGTTTCAACCTTTCTACTTCAGCATCTTATCGTACTTATTTTACAGGCACTCGTTTTAATGTAGATGGAACAATTCGTTACCGTTTTCAGCCTTACGGACAGTTTGCCATAAGTTTTGACCATAATATCATTGATTTGCCAGAACCTTATAATGATGCTAATTTTTGGATTATTAGTCCTCGTTTAGATGTTTCATTTACTCGTAGCCTTTTCTTGACAACCTTCTTACAATACAATACACAAGCTGACAATGTAAATTTGAATGCTCGTTTTCAATGGCGTTTCAAGCCTGTTTCAGACTTTTTCTTAGTCTATTCAGAAAATTATTTACCTGAAAATTTTGGCTCAAAAAATCGTGCTATCGTGGCAAAGATTTCTTACTGGTTTAATCTTTAG